In a genomic window of Cytobacillus sp. FSL H8-0458:
- a CDS encoding LysM peptidoglycan-binding domain-containing protein has translation MKKSILTFVAAAAITGTAGANVQAEEVTVKKGDTLWDFSQSYNTPVDMIKEWNGLSSHLIHPDDVLNVYPEKKYIVSKGDTLWDIAREHNVTAEAIKEWNSLSSELIRPDDELILYPDAKAVNAAAAPVQAAPAKSEQPAETAAASEQKSEQPAVKQTQQAEESQPAPEAKPEAESNPEPAQPAAESKPAAEPAKPAAESKPSAEPAAEKPAETANDEASQKVLNMEATAYTANCEGCSGITATGINLKENPDQKVISVDPNVIPLGTKVHVEGYGDAVAGDTGGAIKGNKIDIFMPSQEDAINFGRKTVKVTILD, from the coding sequence ATGAAAAAATCAATTTTAACTTTTGTAGCAGCTGCCGCCATTACCGGAACAGCAGGTGCGAATGTACAAGCAGAAGAAGTGACAGTAAAAAAAGGCGATACATTGTGGGATTTTTCCCAGTCATATAATACACCGGTTGACATGATTAAAGAATGGAACGGGCTGTCATCTCATCTCATCCATCCGGATGATGTACTTAATGTATACCCGGAAAAGAAATACATAGTATCAAAAGGCGATACTTTATGGGATATAGCAAGAGAGCATAATGTCACAGCTGAGGCAATCAAAGAATGGAACAGTTTGAGCTCTGAATTAATTCGTCCGGACGATGAATTAATTCTTTATCCGGATGCCAAAGCTGTTAATGCTGCAGCTGCTCCAGTTCAGGCTGCTCCGGCAAAGTCCGAACAACCTGCAGAAACAGCAGCAGCTTCAGAGCAAAAGTCTGAACAGCCTGCAGTAAAACAAACACAGCAAGCTGAAGAATCACAGCCGGCTCCAGAAGCAAAGCCAGAGGCAGAGTCAAATCCGGAACCAGCACAGCCTGCTGCGGAATCAAAGCCTGCAGCTGAGCCTGCCAAGCCTGCAGCGGAATCCAAACCATCTGCCGAGCCTGCTGCAGAAAAACCGGCTGAAACTGCAAATGATGAAGCATCTCAAAAAGTGCTGAATATGGAAGCAACAGCCTACACGGCTAATTGTGAAGGCTGCTCAGGAATTACTGCAACAGGAATCAATTTAAAAGAAAATCCCGATCAAAAAGTAATCTCAGTAGATCCGAATGTGATACCGCTGGGAACTAAAGTCCATGTTGAAGGGTATGGAGATGCTGTCGCAGGAGACACTGGCGGAGCCATTAAAGGCAACAAGATTGATATCTTTATGCCATCTCAGGAAGATGCCATCAATTTTGGCAGAAAAACAGTTAAAGTTACGATACTGGATTAA
- a CDS encoding aldo/keto reductase, with protein sequence MDRVHMAEDLSFSRIVHGLWRLADWKLSDEELITLIEQCFELGITTFDHADIYGSYTCESLFGRALEKKPELREKMEIVTKCGIVLESPNRPEHKTHHYNTGKKHIIASVEKSLQNLKTDYIDTLLIHRPDPFMDPEEVADAFSALKTSGKVRHFGVSNFKSHQFTMLQSFLEMDLITNQIELSAFHLENFEDGTLNLCMEKRIAPMAWSPLAGGKVFSSTEEKPVRLRTALLKVAEEIGANDIDEVLFAWLLNHPARIMPITGSGRIERIERAVRALSYKLNRDHWFEIYQTSLGHDVP encoded by the coding sequence TTGGATAGAGTGCATATGGCAGAAGATCTGTCGTTTTCGAGAATCGTCCATGGACTTTGGAGACTGGCGGACTGGAAATTGTCAGATGAAGAGTTAATCACATTAATAGAACAGTGTTTTGAGCTGGGCATAACGACTTTTGATCACGCTGATATTTATGGAAGCTATACATGTGAAAGCCTGTTTGGAAGGGCGCTGGAGAAAAAACCGGAGCTCCGCGAAAAAATGGAAATTGTTACGAAATGCGGGATTGTCCTTGAGTCACCAAACCGGCCTGAGCATAAAACACATCATTACAATACCGGAAAAAAACATATTATTGCTTCTGTAGAGAAATCATTGCAAAATTTGAAAACAGATTACATAGATACCCTGCTCATTCATCGTCCTGATCCTTTTATGGATCCAGAAGAAGTTGCTGATGCATTTTCAGCATTAAAGACCTCGGGCAAGGTTAGGCATTTTGGGGTTTCGAATTTTAAAAGCCATCAGTTCACGATGCTTCAGTCCTTCCTTGAAATGGACCTGATTACCAATCAAATTGAGCTGTCTGCCTTTCATCTGGAGAATTTCGAGGATGGCACACTAAATCTGTGCATGGAAAAAAGAATTGCCCCGATGGCCTGGTCCCCCTTGGCCGGCGGAAAAGTCTTCAGCAGTACCGAAGAAAAACCGGTGCGTCTTAGAACAGCATTGCTTAAAGTCGCAGAAGAAATTGGGGCGAATGATATTGATGAGGTTTTATTCGCATGGCTCTTAAACCATCCTGCCCGAATCATGCCAATTACCGGCTCTGGCAGGATCGAAAGAATTGAACGTGCTGTCCGTGCATTATCTTATAAACTTAACCGGGACCATTGGTTTGAGATTTATCAAACTTCACTGGGGCATGATGTCCCTTAA
- a CDS encoding 3'-5' exonuclease has translation MAELKQLIFFDFEMLCSKNGMLFEDMEAIRLGAVKVDVESGRVTGFDRFIRPQQNSPLSTFCKELTGISDSDLEKADYFPEVFKDFLFWVGGVKKARFFSWSSSDILRLKADALRHNLPHATIEKITKRYVDFQAVFTKRASRTAASVENALSFYELSFIGEPHHPMYDAYNTLRIYQSFEEHLVKTDLIMVQQFIFQGAELPPVERLSQEIKHVFQKDLVEFYANLNDAFRMKDAWKLIKKTKKLVEKYENILLSRSDIFDEELITGVEELINFYKELQTAYREHCSYTSRIMILHEQMVEPLQKICV, from the coding sequence ATGGCTGAACTAAAGCAGCTGATTTTCTTTGATTTTGAAATGCTATGCAGCAAAAATGGCATGCTGTTTGAAGATATGGAGGCCATTCGTCTTGGTGCGGTAAAAGTGGATGTTGAATCAGGCAGGGTCACTGGATTTGACAGGTTCATCCGTCCGCAGCAGAACTCACCATTAAGTACTTTCTGCAAAGAATTGACTGGGATATCTGACTCTGATTTAGAGAAAGCCGATTACTTTCCTGAGGTGTTTAAGGATTTTCTCTTTTGGGTCGGCGGAGTTAAAAAAGCCAGATTCTTCTCCTGGTCGTCCAGTGATATCCTAAGACTGAAAGCTGATGCTTTGAGGCATAATCTTCCCCACGCTACTATTGAAAAAATCACTAAAAGATATGTTGATTTTCAGGCTGTTTTCACAAAAAGAGCTTCCCGTACGGCAGCTTCTGTTGAAAATGCTTTGTCCTTTTATGAACTTTCTTTTATCGGCGAACCTCATCATCCCATGTATGACGCTTATAATACACTGCGGATTTATCAGTCATTTGAAGAGCATTTGGTAAAGACCGATTTAATTATGGTACAGCAATTTATCTTTCAGGGAGCTGAACTCCCTCCTGTTGAAAGGCTCAGTCAGGAAATTAAGCATGTATTCCAAAAAGACCTGGTGGAATTCTACGCCAATTTGAATGATGCCTTTCGTATGAAAGATGCCTGGAAATTAATAAAAAAAACTAAAAAGCTTGTTGAGAAATATGAGAATATCCTGCTGAGCCGTTCAGACATTTTTGACGAAGAATTGATTACCGGTGTAGAAGAATTAATCAATTTTTATAAGGAACTTCAAACCGCTTACAGGGAACATTGTTCGTATACATCAAGAATTATGATTCTGCATGAGCAAATGGTTGAACCGCTGCAGAAAATATGTGTATAA
- a CDS encoding TerD family protein codes for MGISLSKGQKIDLTKTNPGLSNVIVGLGWDTNKYDGGLDFDLDASVFLLDANGKCASDIDFIFYNQLEGGNGSVVHTGDNRTGEGDGDDEQVKVNLSAVPASIEKISFVITIHDGEGRGQNFGQVSNAFVRIVNEETNEELIRYDLGEDFSIETAIVVGELYRHNGEWKFSAVGSGYQGGLARIATDFGLQVG; via the coding sequence GTGGGTATTTCTTTATCGAAAGGGCAAAAAATTGATTTAACTAAAACGAATCCCGGATTGTCTAATGTAATAGTAGGACTTGGCTGGGATACAAATAAATATGATGGCGGATTGGATTTTGACCTTGATGCCAGTGTTTTCTTATTGGATGCCAATGGCAAATGTGCATCAGATATAGATTTTATTTTCTACAACCAGCTTGAAGGCGGCAATGGCTCAGTCGTACATACAGGAGATAACAGAACAGGTGAGGGAGATGGCGATGACGAGCAAGTCAAAGTTAATCTTAGCGCTGTACCTGCCTCCATTGAGAAAATTTCTTTCGTTATTACCATCCATGATGGCGAAGGACGCGGCCAAAATTTTGGACAGGTTTCCAATGCATTTGTACGAATCGTCAATGAAGAAACAAATGAAGAATTAATCCGTTATGATCTGGGTGAAGATTTTTCTATTGAAACTGCCATTGTTGTAGGTGAATTATACCGTCATAATGGAGAATGGAAATTCTCTGCTGTCGGTTCAGGCTACCAGGGCGGACTTGCCCGCATTGCAACCGACTTCGGTTTACAGGTAGGTTAA
- a CDS encoding TerD family protein — translation MGIQLSKGQRIDLTKTNPGLTKAIIGLGWDTNKYNGGHDFDLDASAFLADENSKCANDHDFIFYNNLQHPSGAVIHTGDNRTGEGDGDDEQLVVDFTKIPSHVHRIGITVTIHDAELRQQNFGQVSNAFVRLVDESNNQELLRFDLGEDFSIETAVVFCELYRHGSDWKFNAIGSGFSGGLAALCRNYGLQV, via the coding sequence TTGGGTATTCAATTATCAAAAGGTCAAAGAATTGATCTGACTAAAACGAATCCCGGTCTGACTAAAGCCATAATCGGTCTGGGCTGGGACACAAACAAATATAACGGCGGACATGATTTCGACCTTGACGCATCAGCATTTCTGGCTGATGAAAACAGCAAATGTGCAAATGATCATGATTTTATTTTCTACAATAATCTTCAGCATCCAAGCGGGGCAGTTATTCACACAGGAGACAACCGTACAGGTGAAGGGGATGGTGATGATGAGCAGCTTGTTGTTGATTTTACTAAAATACCTTCACACGTCCATCGCATTGGCATAACGGTTACGATTCATGATGCAGAATTAAGACAGCAAAATTTCGGCCAGGTTTCCAATGCATTCGTAAGATTAGTGGATGAATCCAATAACCAGGAACTGCTTCGCTTTGATCTTGGAGAAGATTTCTCAATTGAAACAGCAGTTGTTTTCTGTGAGTTATACCGGCATGGAAGCGACTGGAAATTCAATGCCATTGGCAGCGGATTCTCAGGTGGTTTGGCAGCTCTTTGCCGGAACTACGGACTGCAGGTTTAA
- a CDS encoding glycoside hydrolase family 18 protein, with product MGIHIVKAGDSLWSISQKFNIPILTIITANGLENGPGIIPGLALYIPENGPFIRAYQVKQGDTLWTISRRFQTSISNILSANPGIRPEGLFIGQKLNIPSARKLVMRTLGFIVPYSPETLLPAFRETARHLTYIAISSYSLTNEGYAYIELDDTAILAESRRLNVIPLLMIRNLAEGDFNAELIGGVLERPVYRRNLILSLMNFVTQKGYGGISLDFEFIPPQRRQDFNSFIKELKNALGPKVLHVNVHAKTEDIPTNRIIGAYDYKAIGEGADIVAVMTMDYGYPTGPPNPIAPLWWVEEVIKYSTTQIDPKKLQIALPLYGYDWRTADNRTRSLSMQAIQNLALSRGAIIQYDGYAASPWFRYWNGAEEHVVWFEDIRSITEKYKLIDQYNLLGMTYWQLSLRFPQNWAFVERNFTIL from the coding sequence ATGGGAATTCACATCGTTAAGGCAGGCGATAGTCTTTGGAGCATTTCTCAAAAGTTTAATATTCCTATCCTGACTATAATAACGGCAAATGGCCTTGAAAATGGACCTGGCATTATCCCTGGCTTAGCTCTGTATATTCCGGAAAATGGACCGTTTATCAGGGCTTATCAAGTAAAGCAGGGAGATACACTATGGACCATTTCCCGGCGTTTTCAGACATCAATTAGTAACATTCTGTCAGCAAACCCGGGGATCAGGCCAGAAGGGCTGTTTATCGGTCAGAAATTAAACATCCCATCAGCACGCAAATTAGTTATGAGGACGCTGGGTTTCATAGTCCCGTATTCTCCTGAAACATTGTTACCCGCATTCAGGGAAACAGCAAGGCATTTAACCTACATTGCCATTTCCTCTTACTCGCTGACAAACGAAGGGTATGCCTATATAGAGCTTGATGATACAGCCATACTGGCAGAAAGCAGACGTTTGAATGTCATTCCGCTGCTGATGATCCGAAATCTTGCCGAAGGGGATTTTAATGCTGAATTAATTGGAGGGGTACTTGAAAGGCCAGTTTATAGAAGGAACTTAATCTTAAGCCTGATGAATTTTGTCACCCAAAAAGGGTATGGAGGCATCAGTCTGGATTTTGAATTTATCCCGCCGCAAAGGCGCCAAGATTTCAATTCATTCATTAAAGAATTAAAAAATGCCTTAGGGCCAAAAGTTCTTCATGTTAATGTACATGCTAAGACTGAAGATATCCCAACAAACCGGATAATAGGGGCATATGATTATAAAGCCATTGGAGAGGGAGCAGATATTGTTGCAGTCATGACCATGGATTACGGTTATCCCACAGGTCCTCCCAATCCCATCGCTCCACTATGGTGGGTCGAAGAGGTAATTAAATATTCAACCACCCAGATTGATCCGAAAAAACTGCAAATCGCCTTGCCTTTATATGGCTATGACTGGAGAACAGCGGATAATCGAACCCGCTCATTATCCATGCAAGCCATTCAAAATTTGGCATTAAGCAGAGGAGCAATAATTCAATACGATGGGTATGCAGCATCCCCATGGTTCAGGTACTGGAATGGAGCAGAAGAACATGTGGTCTGGTTCGAAGATATCCGGAGCATAACTGAAAAATATAAATTAATTGACCAGTATAATCTATTAGGGATGACATACTGGCAATTGAGCTTGCGTTTTCCGCAAAACTGGGCATTTGTGGAGAGAAATTTTACAATTCTATAG
- a CDS encoding DEAD/DEAH box helicase: MTSTLGLLRAWQKAIQAEILHLKKYGSSRWLILNGRLLSKSDAYMYFFDTPSAIKIPTGSSIKIDWGSKRVEGRILSAEGNNVILALKEDIGSDLTEAYLLHDPWELLDQLFQRLEDIKDSKRKRARIKKLMDPSMSPKHPADKVKSSTHELILRSKYNPVTYVWGPPGTGKTYTLARVAANKYFKGQNVLILAHSNQAIDVLMAEISAFASGKRTIADGDLLRYGSQIGPALIGHHSLTAEFLLNKQHSNLSEQKAGLMEDRRLLKQDLTRSFSQRDSDQLIEIEKKLTGVLEKIRQKEIEFVKNASIIGTTLAKAASDPAIYEKNFDLVIIDEASMAYVPQAAFAASLGRRVIICGDFKQLPPIAASKHKLSEKWLREDIFHHSGVSDAVKDGHLHPHLFLLKEQRRMHPDISAFSNKHIYHSLVGDHPDALAARAPIAACTPFPGNASILINTNGSGDYGIKDGSSNSRINLWNLLLGFQLIHEAYTGGSRSIGYVTPYRAQALLMEQLLCEIYEEERASADIIAATVHRFQGSERDVMVFDSADAAPHDRAGILLIGKDSERLLNVAITRTKGKFIHICDLQFIQNKVFKNKTWRKLADHQAHNGQAIHPDQIGRWIKNQHPHLQWMHARKLEKVFEDISKAKKEIIISLPDGQGLGKEWGQALSNRPPKTKLILLAEHSVPFVSPDEISPLCLPFPFLLIDGNILWLGMPSESHKNAWPPYVAARLRSAAAGSYLTSLIK; the protein is encoded by the coding sequence ATGACATCAACACTTGGACTTTTAAGGGCTTGGCAAAAAGCCATCCAGGCAGAGATTTTGCATTTAAAGAAATACGGGAGCTCCCGCTGGTTAATACTTAATGGGCGTCTGCTTTCAAAATCAGATGCCTATATGTATTTTTTCGATACACCTTCAGCAATTAAAATACCAACTGGTTCATCCATAAAAATAGACTGGGGAAGTAAGAGGGTGGAAGGAAGAATCCTTTCTGCGGAAGGAAATAATGTCATTTTGGCATTAAAAGAGGATATTGGCAGCGATTTAACGGAGGCCTATTTGCTTCATGACCCATGGGAACTATTGGATCAGCTTTTTCAGCGCTTAGAGGACATAAAAGACAGCAAAAGAAAGAGGGCCAGAATAAAAAAATTGATGGATCCTTCCATGTCTCCCAAGCACCCTGCTGATAAAGTAAAGAGCAGTACCCATGAACTGATATTGCGTTCTAAATATAATCCAGTCACATATGTCTGGGGACCGCCAGGCACGGGAAAAACCTACACACTTGCACGTGTGGCCGCCAATAAATATTTTAAAGGGCAAAATGTTCTCATTCTGGCCCACTCCAATCAAGCAATAGATGTCCTTATGGCAGAGATTTCAGCCTTTGCATCAGGCAAAAGAACAATTGCTGATGGTGATCTGCTTCGTTACGGATCACAAATCGGTCCTGCATTAATCGGTCATCATTCATTGACAGCCGAATTTCTTTTAAATAAGCAGCATTCTAATCTCTCAGAGCAAAAAGCAGGTCTAATGGAGGACCGCCGCCTGCTTAAACAGGATTTAACACGATCGTTCAGCCAAAGAGATTCCGATCAGCTAATTGAAATAGAAAAGAAGCTGACCGGAGTGCTTGAAAAAATCAGGCAAAAGGAAATAGAGTTTGTAAAAAACGCTTCGATTATAGGAACAACACTCGCAAAAGCTGCAAGTGACCCGGCAATTTATGAGAAAAATTTTGATTTGGTCATCATCGATGAAGCCAGCATGGCTTATGTTCCACAGGCTGCCTTTGCGGCTTCGCTTGGAAGAAGGGTAATTATTTGCGGGGATTTTAAACAGCTTCCACCTATCGCTGCCTCAAAACATAAGCTTTCGGAAAAATGGCTGAGGGAAGATATCTTTCACCACTCAGGCGTGTCTGATGCAGTCAAGGATGGACACTTGCATCCGCACCTTTTTCTTTTAAAAGAACAGCGCCGTATGCACCCGGACATATCCGCTTTTTCCAATAAACATATTTATCATTCACTTGTAGGTGACCACCCCGATGCATTGGCCGCCAGAGCTCCTATCGCAGCCTGCACACCTTTCCCCGGGAATGCCTCAATCCTGATCAATACAAATGGATCAGGTGACTATGGAATAAAAGATGGCAGCTCAAATTCAAGAATCAATCTTTGGAATCTATTGCTTGGATTTCAGCTGATACATGAAGCTTACACAGGAGGAAGCCGGTCGATAGGGTATGTCACTCCTTATCGCGCACAGGCATTATTAATGGAACAGCTTCTCTGCGAGATATATGAAGAAGAAAGAGCTTCCGCTGATATTATTGCTGCGACAGTTCACCGTTTTCAGGGAAGTGAACGGGATGTCATGGTTTTTGACTCTGCCGATGCCGCGCCCCATGACAGAGCCGGAATACTGCTGATTGGGAAAGATAGCGAAAGGCTATTGAATGTAGCTATTACAAGAACCAAGGGGAAATTCATTCATATTTGCGATTTGCAATTTATACAAAACAAAGTATTTAAGAACAAAACATGGCGGAAGCTGGCAGATCACCAAGCGCACAATGGACAGGCCATTCATCCTGATCAGATTGGCAGGTGGATTAAAAATCAGCATCCGCACCTTCAATGGATGCATGCAAGAAAATTAGAGAAAGTGTTTGAGGATATTTCTAAAGCGAAAAAGGAGATTATTATTTCCCTTCCTGATGGGCAGGGATTGGGGAAAGAGTGGGGACAGGCACTTTCCAACAGGCCTCCCAAAACAAAGCTGATCCTGCTGGCAGAGCATTCGGTCCCTTTTGTTTCTCCTGATGAGATATCGCCATTATGCCTCCCGTTCCCGTTCCTCTTAATTGACGGAAACATTTTGTGGCTGGGCATGCCGTCGGAGTCCCATAAAAACGCCTGGCCGCCATATGTAGCAGCCAGGCTCCGGTCAGCTGCTGCAGGCTCATATCTTACATCTTTAATAAAGTAA
- a CDS encoding transglycosylase domain-containing protein encodes MEKFHRFKKAFAAFWRKKHLTQILLLLSLTILLLTILFFAFLAATANVETLKEGLRQSTVIYDKDGDTAASLAENRAEGANIEELPEHVGNAVIAIEDERFYKHNGFDIKGIARAFFGNLFAGGITGGGSTITQQLAKNALLSPEQTYKRKAEELFLAVEIEKNYKKDEILQMYLNQVYFGSGSWGIEQASNKYFSKTPKQLSISESALLAGLLQSPSALDPYNHYERAIKRRNVVLGKMKEHKMISTEEYENAVNEKIQLQEGTRSKKERKYPYYVDAVLDEAINKYGLTQEEIFTRGYKIYTEMDQNLQSSLENVYQKDSIFPAGMNGEIVQSGAVLLDPATGGVRGLVGGRGEHVFRGFNRATHIKAQPGSTLKPLAVYTPALEEGYSPTSMLKDEPVTYGDYTPANASGQYAGEVSMYKAVEDSINVPAVWLLNEIGLDKGLDALERFGIPLEKEDEYLGIALGGMRKGISPLKLAEAYAAFPNGGKRSDAHLITKIVGPTGSVIAERDKKTVKVTTKTVSNQMTSMLLNVVETGTGSATKIEGVQIAGKTGSTQLPYKDINGTKDQWFVGYTPNLVGAVWLGYDQTDREHYLSKSSSETAVPVFRSIMESSLPYMQEGEFTTKSVNEKLEKKELTEEIGQTIKEQAEKFEGKLREDLPIWKEKLREGKQELEDFGRFLKDKWDQFSN; translated from the coding sequence ATGGAAAAATTTCATCGATTCAAAAAAGCTTTTGCAGCATTTTGGCGCAAAAAGCACCTGACACAAATTCTGCTGCTTTTATCACTAACTATATTACTTTTAACCATTCTCTTTTTTGCGTTTCTGGCAGCTACAGCTAACGTGGAGACTTTAAAAGAGGGATTAAGGCAGTCAACTGTTATTTACGATAAAGACGGTGATACTGCTGCAAGTCTTGCGGAAAATAGAGCAGAGGGTGCAAATATTGAAGAATTGCCTGAACATGTGGGCAATGCCGTTATCGCAATTGAAGATGAACGCTTTTATAAGCATAACGGCTTTGATATAAAAGGGATTGCCCGAGCCTTCTTTGGCAACTTATTTGCAGGGGGCATAACCGGCGGAGGAAGTACAATTACTCAGCAGCTCGCCAAAAATGCTTTACTTTCACCTGAACAGACCTACAAGCGAAAAGCTGAGGAATTATTCCTGGCAGTTGAAATCGAAAAAAATTATAAAAAAGATGAAATCCTGCAAATGTATTTAAATCAGGTTTACTTCGGAAGCGGCTCATGGGGAATTGAACAGGCATCCAATAAGTATTTCAGCAAAACACCAAAGCAATTGAGCATCAGCGAAAGTGCATTGCTTGCAGGATTGCTTCAATCACCTTCTGCTCTCGATCCATACAATCATTACGAACGGGCAATTAAAAGAAGGAATGTTGTCCTTGGAAAGATGAAAGAGCACAAGATGATTTCAACAGAAGAGTATGAGAACGCTGTAAATGAAAAAATCCAATTACAGGAAGGAACCCGAAGCAAGAAGGAAAGGAAATATCCTTACTATGTTGATGCCGTCCTTGATGAAGCAATAAATAAGTACGGATTAACACAGGAAGAGATATTTACCAGAGGTTATAAAATATACACAGAAATGGATCAAAATCTGCAATCAAGCCTGGAAAATGTTTATCAAAAAGACTCAATCTTCCCAGCTGGCATGAATGGAGAAATCGTACAGAGCGGTGCTGTCCTTCTTGATCCCGCTACAGGGGGAGTCAGAGGGCTGGTCGGCGGCAGAGGTGAACATGTTTTCAGAGGATTCAACAGGGCCACACATATCAAAGCTCAGCCCGGTTCAACACTAAAGCCTTTAGCCGTTTACACACCTGCCCTTGAAGAGGGATACTCACCAACATCGATGCTGAAGGATGAACCCGTAACATACGGAGATTACACACCGGCTAACGCTTCCGGACAATATGCAGGCGAAGTTTCCATGTATAAAGCTGTGGAAGACTCGATAAATGTCCCAGCCGTATGGCTGCTTAATGAAATTGGACTGGATAAAGGGCTGGATGCTCTCGAGAGGTTCGGAATCCCGCTCGAAAAAGAAGATGAATATCTAGGTATTGCCCTAGGCGGGATGAGAAAGGGAATTTCACCTTTAAAGCTAGCCGAAGCATATGCGGCATTCCCTAATGGCGGTAAGCGCAGCGATGCACATTTAATTACGAAAATCGTGGGTCCGACCGGAAGCGTCATTGCGGAGCGCGACAAAAAAACAGTTAAAGTTACAACGAAAACTGTATCTAACCAAATGACTTCCATGCTATTAAATGTAGTTGAAACCGGGACAGGGAGCGCTACAAAGATAGAAGGAGTTCAAATCGCCGGGAAAACGGGTTCAACCCAGCTCCCATATAAAGACATTAACGGAACAAAGGATCAATGGTTTGTAGGCTATACACCGAATTTGGTTGGTGCTGTCTGGCTGGGGTATGACCAGACTGACAGGGAACATTATTTGTCAAAAAGCAGTTCTGAAACAGCAGTCCCTGTCTTCAGATCGATAATGGAGTCAAGCCTGCCATACATGCAGGAAGGGGAATTTACTACTAAGTCGGTAAATGAAAAGCTCGAGAAAAAGGAATTAACAGAAGAAATTGGTCAAACTATTAAAGAACAGGCTGAAAAATTTGAAGGAAAACTGAGAGAGGATCTTCCAATCTGGAAGGAGAAATTGAGAGAAGGAAAGCAGGAACTTGAAGATTTCGGCCGATTCCTGAAAGACAAATGGGATCAATTCAGCAATTAG
- a CDS encoding HD domain-containing protein: MRDVKLTDIYQHRIAQKYISRSGIAHAIAVAYHAFQIAKESEEDVDSAAKAGFMHDIGHYTWYKNGKWDYDLYRQNDIHAIKGAERAHKLLIRLGENPIKAKEIALAILFHTDSFLPGGEVVRTPLQSLVKLADEKDEEPGGAHHYRELDFERAMKSLELLDNKIDQYLEKKEE; encoded by the coding sequence ATGAGGGATGTTAAACTGACCGATATCTATCAGCATCGGATCGCACAAAAATATATATCACGCTCCGGCATCGCTCATGCTATTGCAGTTGCCTATCATGCATTCCAGATTGCCAAAGAATCGGAAGAAGATGTTGATTCAGCAGCCAAAGCAGGCTTTATGCATGACATTGGCCATTATACCTGGTACAAAAATGGAAAATGGGATTACGACCTATACAGGCAGAATGACATTCATGCCATTAAGGGTGCTGAGCGGGCACATAAACTGCTGATAAGACTTGGCGAGAACCCGATTAAAGCAAAAGAGATTGCTTTGGCTATCCTTTTTCACACGGATTCATTTCTGCCTGGCGGCGAAGTTGTCAGAACTCCGCTGCAATCCCTGGTCAAACTGGCAGATGAAAAAGATGAAGAACCCGGTGGAGCCCATCACTATCGCGAACTTGATTTTGAGCGGGCTATGAAAAGCCTTGAATTACTCGATAATAAGATTGATCAATATCTTGAAAAAAAAGAAGAATAA